The following coding sequences lie in one Sinorhizobium fredii USDA 257 genomic window:
- a CDS encoding UDP-galactopyranose/dTDP-fucopyranose mutase family protein, with amino-acid sequence MRASGRIGIVGAGLSGAVIGRELAEAGHQVEIFDAREHIAGNCHTERDEDTGVMIHVYGPHIFHTDDREVWDYVNSFQTFLPYKNRVKTTSGDQVYSLPVNLHTINQFFGKTFRPDEARAFIEAQADRSIEDPQTFEEQALRFVGKDLYQAFFQGYTQKQWGCSPTELPSSILKRLPVRFNYDDNYFAHKYQGMPENGYTDMVGCILDHANINVTLNARFDRAQKDDFAHVFYSGSLDGYLDHEFGPLGYRTLDFERFNYDGDYQGCAVMNYGDVSVPYTRITEHKHFSPWEEHKGSVCYREFSRTCGPDDIPYYPIRLVRDKEQLAQYVERASLEASITFVGRLGTYRYLDMDVTIREALDTARLYLARTAENASMPVFLHSPI; translated from the coding sequence ATGCGCGCAAGCGGAAGAATCGGTATCGTCGGGGCAGGATTGTCGGGTGCAGTCATTGGCCGTGAACTGGCCGAGGCGGGTCATCAGGTCGAGATCTTCGATGCGCGAGAGCATATCGCCGGAAACTGTCATACGGAGCGCGACGAAGACACCGGCGTCATGATCCATGTCTATGGTCCGCATATCTTCCACACGGACGACCGCGAAGTCTGGGACTATGTCAACAGCTTCCAGACCTTCCTGCCCTACAAGAACCGTGTGAAGACGACATCGGGGGACCAGGTCTATTCCCTTCCAGTCAACCTCCACACGATCAATCAGTTCTTCGGCAAGACCTTCAGGCCCGACGAGGCCCGTGCCTTCATCGAAGCGCAGGCGGACAGGTCGATCGAGGACCCGCAAACCTTCGAAGAGCAAGCGCTTCGCTTTGTGGGCAAGGACCTCTACCAGGCCTTCTTCCAAGGCTATACGCAAAAGCAGTGGGGCTGCTCGCCGACGGAGCTGCCGTCGTCCATCCTGAAACGGCTTCCAGTGCGTTTCAACTATGACGACAATTACTTCGCGCACAAATATCAGGGCATGCCGGAGAACGGCTACACCGATATGGTCGGCTGCATTCTGGACCATGCCAACATCAATGTGACCTTGAACGCGCGTTTTGATCGGGCGCAAAAGGACGATTTTGCGCATGTGTTCTATTCCGGTTCGCTCGATGGCTATCTGGACCACGAATTCGGACCGCTGGGCTATCGAACGCTCGACTTCGAGCGCTTCAACTATGACGGCGACTATCAGGGTTGCGCGGTCATGAACTACGGCGATGTGTCCGTGCCCTATACCCGCATCACCGAGCATAAGCATTTCTCGCCCTGGGAAGAGCATAAGGGCTCGGTCTGTTACCGGGAGTTCTCCCGTACCTGCGGTCCCGACGACATCCCCTACTATCCAATCCGCCTCGTCAGGGACAAGGAACAGCTGGCCCAATATGTTGAGCGGGCAAGCCTGGAAGCGTCGATCACCTTTGTCGGGCGGCTCGGCACCTATCGCTATCTCGACATGGATGTGACCATTCGTGAGGCGCTCGATACGGCACGGCTTTACCTTGCCCGAACGGCGGAAAATGCCTCGATGCCGGTATTCCTGCATTCGCCGATCTGA